From a region of the Leptospira kmetyi serovar Malaysia str. Bejo-Iso9 genome:
- a CDS encoding PP2C family protein-serine/threonine phosphatase — MIINYFGITEKGNFRSHNEDSMYVSGEIVAGTVSGSFASSGDRDSAVAPMILALADGMGGHISGEIASRMTLEKLAWTERAIQPLEELPRAGWQNLFRKINHEINDHAKATGRLGMGTTLVGVLFGRRKVLVFNMGDSRAYHLSSQGVHKITVDHSFSDTVKGNQISRSYITSCIGGGTTDLQMDLFDITNSLSEGDRILLCTDGLTDVIKIDDLEEILRNASNAKEACSHLSEEANLRMTKDNTSVIVIEVKEMALSHAEPWKLSPSERKR, encoded by the coding sequence ATGATTATCAACTACTTCGGAATAACGGAAAAAGGAAACTTTCGTTCGCATAACGAGGATTCGATGTATGTTTCCGGCGAGATCGTCGCCGGAACCGTATCGGGTTCGTTTGCTTCTTCCGGAGATCGGGATTCCGCGGTGGCTCCTATGATTCTCGCTCTTGCGGACGGAATGGGCGGACATATCTCCGGAGAAATCGCAAGTCGTATGACCTTGGAAAAACTCGCTTGGACCGAACGTGCGATTCAACCTTTGGAAGAATTGCCGAGAGCCGGTTGGCAGAATCTTTTCCGCAAAATCAATCACGAGATCAACGATCACGCAAAAGCGACCGGAAGACTCGGAATGGGAACCACGTTAGTCGGCGTTCTCTTCGGAAGAAGAAAGGTTCTCGTTTTCAACATGGGAGACAGCAGGGCTTATCATCTTTCCTCTCAAGGCGTTCATAAGATCACGGTCGATCATTCCTTTTCGGATACGGTCAAAGGAAATCAGATTTCAAGAAGTTATATCACGAGTTGTATCGGCGGCGGCACCACCGATCTTCAGATGGATTTGTTCGATATAACGAATTCGTTAAGCGAAGGGGATCGCATTCTTCTTTGTACGGACGGATTGACCGACGTGATTAAGATAGACGATCTCGAAGAGATTCTACGAAACGCTTCGAACGCAAAAGAGGCTTGTTCTCATCTTTCGGAAGAAGCCAACCTGAGAATGACCAAGGACAACACGTCCGTGATCGTGATCGAAGTCAAAGAGATGGCGCTTTCGCACGCCGAACCTTGGAAGCTCAGCCCAAGCGAAAGAAAACGGTAA
- a CDS encoding glucose 1-dehydrogenase, giving the protein MKDKVAMVTGGSTGIGKAVVQEFVLRGVKVVFCGRRLDEGKKLETEIRGKGGDVHFVTCDVTSGEQVKRVVDVAIEKFGRLDFGVNNAGIMGLNHPLHEYPENVWDNVVNVNLKGAWLSMKYQIPEILKAGGGAVVNVSSISGINGVVGINPYAAAKHGVVGLTKSAALEYAKKNIRVNAICPGAVKTEILDELFHLAKDPEEAERQLVKLHPLHRIATPEEIAKTVVWLCSEDSSFITGTAIPVDGGYSAK; this is encoded by the coding sequence ATGAAAGACAAAGTCGCAATGGTGACCGGAGGAAGCACCGGAATCGGAAAGGCGGTCGTTCAAGAGTTCGTCTTAAGAGGCGTAAAAGTAGTGTTCTGCGGTCGCAGACTCGACGAGGGAAAAAAACTCGAAACGGAAATCCGCGGAAAAGGCGGAGACGTTCATTTCGTAACCTGCGACGTAACCTCGGGCGAACAAGTGAAACGAGTCGTGGACGTTGCGATCGAAAAATTCGGAAGGCTCGACTTCGGAGTCAACAACGCGGGAATCATGGGCCTCAATCATCCTCTTCACGAATATCCCGAAAACGTCTGGGACAACGTGGTTAACGTGAACTTAAAGGGCGCGTGGCTTTCGATGAAATATCAGATTCCCGAAATTCTAAAAGCGGGAGGAGGGGCCGTGGTCAACGTCTCTTCGATCTCCGGGATCAACGGGGTCGTGGGGATCAATCCGTACGCCGCCGCGAAACACGGCGTTGTCGGATTAACAAAAAGCGCCGCTTTGGAATACGCAAAGAAGAATATACGAGTGAACGCGATTTGTCCCGGCGCAGTGAAGACCGAAATTTTGGACGAACTGTTTCATCTCGCAAAAGATCCCGAAGAAGCGGAAAGACAACTCGTCAAACTGCATCCTCTTCACAGAATTGCAACGCCCGAAGAGATCGCAAAAACGGTGGTCTGGCTTTGTAGCGAAGATTCCTCATTTATAACTGGAACGGCGATTCCGGTTGACGGAGGGTATTCGGCGAAGTAG
- a CDS encoding acyl-CoA thioesterase: MTEIQIEFPEQYHFSTELSIRKTDLALDIHVSFASILDIVMEAHLQFFQYLGFSVTDIYGKSIIFANAGILYQGELLYGDQVKIDVVLNNLAEKSFDLTFRLSKDQRREKVSLVKIRVLFFDYSIRKVVPIPEGFRKIFTEGKIPSYPSPVVGTEAGSAHQSSTQIRNFDKLEVLRLAHDLILKVYALGNKMDAAKLKEHGPLFEHIRSVATLLPVRIAGAWGSRILSEKIKNILKAKVHLEELRYLLVLVQDLKVYSIEKELSDLEVINGHLKKYLVRVRNGKTRKLI; this comes from the coding sequence ATGACAGAGATACAAATCGAATTTCCGGAGCAGTATCATTTTTCGACGGAGTTATCCATACGAAAAACGGATCTCGCGTTGGACATTCACGTATCGTTCGCGTCCATTCTCGACATCGTGATGGAAGCTCATCTTCAGTTCTTTCAATATCTCGGGTTCAGCGTCACGGATATCTACGGAAAGAGCATCATCTTCGCCAACGCCGGAATTCTTTATCAAGGAGAACTTCTCTACGGGGATCAGGTAAAGATCGACGTCGTATTAAATAATCTGGCCGAGAAGTCCTTCGATCTCACGTTTCGTTTGTCGAAAGATCAGAGAAGGGAGAAGGTTTCCCTCGTAAAGATCCGCGTTTTGTTTTTCGATTATTCCATCCGTAAAGTAGTGCCGATTCCGGAAGGATTCAGAAAGATTTTTACGGAAGGAAAGATTCCTTCTTATCCGTCTCCTGTGGTCGGAACCGAAGCGGGAAGCGCACATCAGAGTTCCACGCAGATCCGCAACTTCGACAAGCTCGAAGTGCTTCGTCTCGCTCACGATCTGATTTTGAAAGTATATGCGCTCGGAAACAAAATGGACGCGGCGAAACTGAAAGAACACGGACCCTTGTTCGAACATATCCGATCGGTCGCGACCCTTCTTCCCGTAAGAATCGCGGGAGCCTGGGGTAGCAGAATTCTTTCCGAAAAGATCAAGAACATTCTCAAGGCGAAAGTGCATCTCGAAGAACTGAGATATCTTTTGGTTCTCGTGCAGGATCTGAAGGTTTATTCCATCGAAAAAGAATTGTCCGATCTGGAAGTCATCAACGGACATCTCAAAAAATATCTCGTCCGGGTCCGAAACGGAAAGACGAGAAAACTGATTTAA
- a CDS encoding CoA-transferase yields MEANTKIFANPDEMVRKTVRPGMHIHLSATMSRPNALIYSLARCFQNTNPEFVISMAGIHSSAHALTIAKIVKRMITGFAGDNYPKPSPNSLYSNLLEGKPFELELWSLLSIVQRLMAGAMRLPGFITNSLLGSDLILDKLGKTAFLFPDPQNKSPGPNGSPGPDYKGKKGVDLAYILPLNPDLTFVHAVVGDEEGNLVLCPPSGEGYWGALAAQQGVIATVERIVPKGSIPAELVTIPGNRVKAVAVAEFGAHPQSLRVYDLPGIPAFEGLSTYLDDYEFQIEANEAANVPSRAEKWYADFVNIEGGHEEYLERLGRTRLRRLKNIPEENKAEKLEDPKTVNDSEQMIILAARAIQEYVKEKGYKTILAGIGAAHISAWTAARFLEKEGISVKVITELGFFSMKPHTGDVFLFSQLHTKDCTMLSDITSILGTVVPDHCLGVLGAAEVDWFGNINSTKTAKGKFLVGSGGANDIAAVADCIVVAKANRGRFVKHVHYITSVGDRVMEAVCQFGRFKRQPNSDHVFEFTHWIAPPSDEEMEPEEAVLRYTSWLPPDEDIPLQEESPVTAEELTVLRELDPEKIYIEQFMVYTRLP; encoded by the coding sequence TTGGAAGCTAACACGAAGATCTTTGCGAATCCTGACGAGATGGTCCGAAAAACGGTTCGTCCCGGTATGCATATACATCTTTCGGCGACGATGTCCAGACCCAACGCGCTTATCTATTCTCTCGCACGTTGTTTTCAGAATACGAATCCCGAATTCGTAATCAGTATGGCGGGAATTCATTCGAGCGCGCACGCGCTTACGATCGCCAAGATCGTAAAACGTATGATCACCGGTTTCGCGGGAGACAATTATCCGAAACCCTCTCCTAATTCATTATATTCTAATTTACTAGAAGGAAAACCTTTCGAGTTGGAACTCTGGTCCCTTCTCAGCATCGTACAAAGATTGATGGCCGGTGCGATGCGTCTTCCCGGTTTTATCACCAACTCTCTTTTGGGAAGCGATCTCATTCTCGACAAGTTAGGCAAAACAGCGTTCTTGTTTCCCGATCCTCAAAACAAATCCCCAGGTCCCAACGGTTCTCCCGGTCCCGATTACAAAGGGAAGAAAGGAGTGGATCTTGCGTACATTCTTCCCTTAAATCCGGATCTTACTTTTGTTCACGCGGTGGTCGGAGACGAAGAAGGAAATCTCGTTCTTTGTCCTCCGAGCGGAGAAGGATATTGGGGAGCCTTGGCCGCCCAACAAGGAGTGATCGCGACCGTGGAAAGAATCGTTCCGAAAGGTTCGATTCCCGCGGAGCTGGTTACGATTCCGGGAAACCGAGTGAAAGCGGTCGCAGTCGCGGAGTTCGGCGCACATCCTCAATCCCTGCGCGTTTACGATCTTCCCGGAATTCCCGCGTTTGAAGGTCTTTCCACCTATCTCGACGACTACGAATTTCAGATCGAAGCCAACGAAGCCGCCAACGTTCCTTCCCGCGCCGAAAAATGGTACGCGGATTTCGTAAATATCGAAGGCGGCCACGAAGAATATTTGGAACGTCTCGGACGTACTCGTCTAAGAAGATTAAAGAATATTCCCGAGGAAAACAAAGCGGAGAAATTAGAAGATCCTAAAACGGTCAACGACTCGGAACAGATGATCATTCTCGCGGCGAGAGCGATTCAAGAATACGTAAAGGAAAAAGGTTACAAAACCATTCTCGCCGGAATCGGTGCGGCTCATATCTCCGCTTGGACCGCGGCGCGTTTTTTGGAAAAGGAAGGAATTTCAGTAAAGGTCATCACCGAACTCGGTTTCTTTTCGATGAAGCCGCATACGGGAGACGTTTTTCTTTTCAGTCAGCTTCATACGAAGGACTGTACGATGCTTTCCGATATCACGAGCATTCTCGGGACGGTCGTTCCCGATCATTGTCTCGGCGTGTTAGGCGCCGCAGAAGTGGATTGGTTCGGTAACATCAACTCCACGAAAACCGCAAAGGGAAAATTTCTCGTGGGTTCGGGCGGAGCGAACGACATCGCGGCGGTTGCGGATTGTATCGTAGTCGCGAAAGCGAATCGCGGAAGATTCGTAAAACACGTACACTACATCACGTCCGTCGGAGATCGTGTGATGGAAGCGGTTTGTCAATTCGGAAGATTCAAAAGACAACCGAACTCGGATCACGTATTCGAATTTACGCATTGGATCGCCCCTCCTTCGGACGAGGAGATGGAACCGGAAGAAGCGGTTCTTCGTTATACTTCTTGGCTTCCTCCGGACGAGGACATTCCTCTTCAGGAAGAATCTCCGGTGACCGCGGAAGAACTCACCGTTTTACGCGAATTGGATCCGGAAAAGATTTACATAGAACAGTTTATGGTATATACAAGACTTCCGTAA
- a CDS encoding ketoacyl-ACP synthase III: protein MGVNERRRANEKETPMFMAAKVAEMALKDAGKKPEDVDLYILANWTDRYYLPDLAPQASKLSGTKNALAFDVSTACTGFVHGVQTASAYLGTGKFKNALVIGSERFSVRTRMGGYGEFTAGDAAAGVFLEHTGDQNFGIIDSFLQDDGDLAGIIVTGPPPASYVKSYPELVTNAADLTLKSMDLLLEKNGLTIDDIDWVVPHPGTDVVVQDVLKRTKFPREKILMNFERVGNTSAASIPIVLSEYYYKGKFKKGDLFLTPAVGGGFYWGGLLFRL, encoded by the coding sequence ATCGGAGTCAACGAAAGAAGAAGGGCCAACGAAAAAGAAACTCCTATGTTTATGGCGGCCAAGGTCGCGGAGATGGCTTTGAAGGACGCGGGTAAAAAACCGGAGGACGTGGATCTCTACATTCTCGCGAACTGGACCGATCGTTATTATCTTCCCGATCTCGCGCCTCAGGCTTCCAAACTTTCGGGAACAAAAAACGCGCTCGCATTCGACGTTAGCACCGCTTGCACGGGATTCGTACACGGGGTTCAAACCGCTTCGGCGTATTTAGGAACCGGAAAATTCAAAAACGCGCTCGTGATCGGAAGCGAACGTTTTTCCGTAAGAACCCGCATGGGCGGTTACGGAGAATTCACCGCGGGGGACGCGGCCGCCGGAGTATTCCTCGAACATACGGGCGATCAGAATTTCGGAATCATCGATTCCTTTCTTCAAGACGACGGAGACTTGGCGGGAATCATCGTGACCGGACCTCCTCCGGCGAGTTACGTAAAAAGTTATCCGGAACTTGTGACCAACGCCGCGGATCTCACTCTTAAGTCCATGGATCTTCTTTTGGAAAAGAACGGACTTACGATAGACGACATCGACTGGGTCGTTCCCCATCCCGGAACCGACGTGGTGGTTCAGGACGTTCTCAAAAGAACCAAGTTCCCCAGAGAAAAAATCCTGATGAACTTCGAACGCGTGGGAAACACGTCCGCCGCTTCGATCCCCATCGTATTATCAGAATATTATTATAAAGGAAAATTCAAAAAAGGAGACTTGTTCCTCACACCCGCCGTCGGAGGCGGATTTTATTGGGGAGGACTCTTATTTCGCCTCTGA
- a CDS encoding AAA family ATPase, which produces MKIEGYELKERMNADSSTEVYKAIRTKDGANVVIKYIPILDELHPAVVNLRNEYEILNYLASERMIQAFGMEKIPEGFTLILEFVPGGTLKHFSGKKPVNLKDFFKIAIDLAEKLGEIHNKKVIHKDLKPDNIIFNPDNELLRIVDFGISTRLSKEETSWSNPNRLEGSIHYVSPEQTGRMNRSVDYRSDFYSLGVTFYELLTGKLPFESEDLLELVHFHLAKSPVEPRKIRNEIPEALSHVVLKLLSKTAEDRYQTSEGLKADLETIRDKWLESGDAPAFPLGSKDYSHEFKIPQKLYGREEYIDSLLGEFKRVTETGRTSVVLIAGYSGVGKSSLVKEINKPLTESKGYFISGKFDQYNRNVPFSAIIQVFSNLIEQILTESPERIEDWKNKIRDTLGANGKVMTDVLPELEFIIGEQPPVTELGPQENANRFYLVFQNFIKIFANQDHPLAVFLDDLQWADTPSLELVKNLIEDVSVNYLFLMLAYRDNEVDSTHPFSTMVSGLEKEGFRLDKILLKPLSLENVNQLLSDSLRRPPEETLSFAEIVYSKTRGNPFFINELLKQLSKEEIITYQKGNSTISGKWIWNLEKIKKTDISDNVVELLVRRIKKLSPRTQETLKLASCIGSNFDLGIQSKILGATLKETMTAIMETMEEELIVPIGDNYRLVDSMEEIEENKDKNFQTAKTIQFRFQHDRVQQASYELLNEDQKQSVRLQIGRILLENLNEKALEDSVFDVVNHLNTGSMLITENSEKRKLLQLNIQAAQKAKLSAAYKPAKLYSEKARELLFALPEAEKGDKELWSKEYDLSYTVHKELAEVLYLNGNFEESQEMIHTLLKQAKTPVEQAEAYNLLMIEYSAQGKFDLAMPTVIKALKPLGIEIPTSNFDEVVNKEIEEAKKNLKGRTVTSLLDEPLMTDPNHIWAVNLLISAIPMAYNKEPALFPVICLKMANLLYGNLSDSYGYSCYGMVLVGKLADYKGAYDFCELAVKLSEKHMNSGGYTKAANILANYSSSFVKHLKLSEEVNVKCVQSALDSGEFLHGSYAAMNDASNVMFQGKNLEILKPKINQLLKFVRKVKNNLAIDTILGTALVLSNLRGETGSHLDFSTTEYQEKEYIDLCNDHQSPAPIVTFKVMKVRSLLMYGENQLALQEAEEANGMILYLGGQYGPLEHNFLYSLALAANYKKVSPDLKKEYLKKIKENQKQLLSLAESCPENFYHKYLLVDAELARLEYKNWKAARTYEAAIREARKNEFQNDEALACEMAAMFWLSKGSVKIAGEFINEAFHRYGLWGANLKQSMLKSKFPEFIRERGTGTLRTHRTISSTTAAATEVYSGQTLDLQSVLKSSTAISGEIKLENLLDKLMKIVIENAGAQRGVLILKKEGRLYVEAEGSISKDDVEVLTGIPLGNSKNLPISLIYYVERTKENLVLRNANQDEKFNKDEYIKNSKTKSVLCAPVIKQGEISGILYLENNLSEGAFTSDRLQIMNILSSQAAISIDNALLYANMEEKVRERTRELAQANADLGLKNQHITDSIQYSLNIQQAILPSEDILEKNLNEQFVLFRPKDIVSGDFYWFSKKEGSIFLAAVDCTGHGVPGALMSMIGNTLLNQIVNEAGIKDPGKVLEHLNRNVRQALKQDTLDANSVDGMDICFCRIDGDKVLFAGAKRPLYFSKGDKIEEIKGDRHSIGGRQKEDSRTYATHEVKLEKGKPTMFYLATDGYMDQPNPQRQRIASKGLIGFLQSVLSLPASEQKERLAAFLDGHQAGEAQRDDITLIGFRI; this is translated from the coding sequence ATGAAAATAGAAGGTTACGAACTAAAAGAAAGAATGAACGCGGATTCCTCCACGGAGGTTTACAAGGCGATCCGCACAAAGGACGGCGCGAACGTAGTCATCAAATACATTCCGATTTTAGACGAACTGCATCCGGCGGTCGTCAATCTTAGAAACGAATACGAAATTCTGAATTATCTCGCTTCGGAAAGAATGATCCAAGCCTTCGGAATGGAAAAAATTCCCGAAGGTTTCACATTGATTTTGGAATTCGTTCCCGGAGGAACCCTCAAACATTTCTCGGGAAAAAAACCGGTCAACCTAAAGGACTTCTTCAAGATCGCGATCGATCTCGCGGAGAAACTCGGGGAAATACATAATAAAAAAGTAATACACAAAGACTTAAAGCCGGACAATATCATCTTCAATCCGGACAACGAACTGCTACGGATCGTGGACTTCGGAATTTCGACGAGACTTTCCAAAGAGGAAACGTCCTGGTCCAATCCGAACCGTCTCGAAGGAAGTATTCACTACGTTTCTCCCGAACAAACGGGAAGAATGAACCGTTCCGTGGATTACAGAAGCGACTTCTATTCTCTCGGAGTCACCTTCTACGAACTTCTCACCGGAAAACTTCCGTTTGAAAGCGAAGACCTTTTGGAGCTCGTGCACTTTCATCTCGCGAAATCGCCCGTGGAACCTCGTAAGATCCGCAACGAAATTCCGGAAGCCCTTTCCCATGTCGTATTAAAACTTTTGTCCAAAACCGCCGAGGATCGATATCAAACCTCGGAAGGTCTCAAAGCGGATTTGGAAACGATCCGGGACAAATGGCTGGAATCCGGCGACGCGCCCGCGTTCCCTCTCGGCTCCAAGGATTATTCCCACGAATTCAAAATTCCTCAAAAACTCTACGGAAGGGAGGAATACATCGATTCGTTGTTAGGCGAATTCAAACGAGTCACCGAAACGGGAAGAACAAGCGTGGTTCTCATCGCGGGTTATTCCGGCGTAGGTAAGTCCTCTCTTGTAAAGGAGATCAACAAACCTCTCACCGAATCCAAAGGTTATTTTATTTCCGGTAAGTTCGATCAGTACAACCGCAACGTTCCGTTCAGCGCGATCATTCAGGTTTTTTCCAATCTCATCGAACAGATTCTCACCGAATCGCCCGAAAGAATCGAGGATTGGAAAAACAAAATCCGGGACACGTTAGGCGCAAACGGAAAGGTGATGACCGACGTATTACCCGAACTCGAGTTCATCATCGGCGAACAACCTCCCGTGACCGAACTCGGGCCCCAGGAAAACGCAAACCGTTTTTATCTCGTATTTCAGAATTTCATAAAGATCTTCGCGAATCAGGATCATCCCCTCGCGGTTTTTCTGGACGATCTTCAGTGGGCGGACACGCCTTCCCTCGAACTCGTAAAAAATCTGATCGAGGACGTTTCCGTAAATTATCTTTTTCTAATGTTGGCTTACAGGGACAACGAGGTGGATTCCACACATCCTTTCTCCACGATGGTGAGCGGTTTGGAAAAGGAAGGATTCCGTCTGGATAAGATTCTCCTGAAGCCGTTGAGCTTGGAAAACGTAAACCAACTTTTATCAGACAGTTTAAGAAGACCTCCCGAAGAAACGTTGAGTTTCGCGGAAATCGTATATTCCAAAACGAGAGGGAACCCTTTCTTTATCAACGAACTTCTCAAACAACTTTCCAAAGAGGAGATCATAACGTATCAAAAAGGGAATTCCACGATTTCCGGCAAATGGATCTGGAACCTCGAAAAGATCAAGAAGACCGATATTTCGGATAACGTGGTAGAACTTCTCGTAAGAAGGATCAAAAAACTTTCTCCGCGAACTCAGGAAACGTTAAAACTCGCTTCTTGTATCGGAAGCAACTTCGATCTCGGAATCCAATCCAAAATCCTCGGTGCGACCCTCAAAGAAACCATGACCGCGATTATGGAAACCATGGAAGAGGAACTGATCGTTCCGATCGGCGACAACTACAGACTCGTGGATTCCATGGAGGAAATCGAGGAGAACAAGGATAAGAATTTTCAAACCGCAAAAACGATCCAGTTCCGATTTCAACACGACCGCGTTCAACAGGCGAGTTACGAACTCTTAAACGAGGATCAAAAACAATCGGTGCGTTTGCAGATCGGAAGGATCCTTCTCGAGAATCTGAACGAAAAGGCTTTGGAAGATTCCGTCTTCGACGTAGTGAACCACTTGAACACCGGTTCGATGTTGATCACCGAAAATTCCGAAAAAAGAAAATTACTACAATTGAATATTCAAGCCGCTCAAAAAGCGAAACTTTCCGCGGCCTACAAACCCGCGAAGTTGTATTCCGAAAAAGCCAGAGAACTTTTGTTCGCACTTCCCGAAGCGGAAAAGGGAGACAAGGAACTTTGGTCGAAGGAATACGATCTTTCCTACACGGTTCATAAGGAACTCGCGGAGGTTCTGTATCTCAACGGGAACTTCGAAGAATCCCAAGAGATGATCCACACTCTTTTGAAACAGGCGAAAACTCCGGTGGAACAAGCCGAAGCGTATAACTTATTGATGATCGAATATTCCGCGCAAGGAAAGTTCGATCTCGCGATGCCCACCGTAATCAAGGCTCTCAAACCCTTGGGAATCGAAATCCCGACTTCCAATTTCGACGAGGTAGTGAATAAGGAAATCGAAGAGGCCAAAAAGAATTTAAAAGGAAGAACCGTAACATCGCTGTTAGACGAACCATTGATGACGGACCCGAACCATATCTGGGCGGTCAATCTTTTGATCAGCGCGATCCCGATGGCTTACAACAAGGAACCCGCCCTCTTCCCGGTGATCTGTTTGAAGATGGCCAATCTTCTGTACGGAAACCTTTCCGATTCTTACGGATATTCCTGTTACGGAATGGTTCTTGTGGGAAAACTCGCGGACTACAAAGGAGCGTACGACTTCTGCGAACTTGCGGTTAAACTCAGCGAAAAACATATGAACTCGGGCGGATACACGAAGGCCGCGAATATTCTCGCGAACTATTCCTCCTCGTTCGTAAAACATCTGAAACTTTCGGAAGAAGTAAACGTGAAGTGCGTTCAATCCGCTCTGGATTCCGGCGAGTTTTTGCACGGAAGTTACGCGGCGATGAACGATGCGTCTAACGTGATGTTTCAAGGGAAGAATCTCGAAATTCTGAAACCCAAGATCAATCAACTCCTCAAGTTCGTCCGCAAGGTGAAGAACAATCTCGCGATCGACACGATTCTCGGAACCGCTCTCGTTCTTTCCAATCTTCGCGGAGAAACCGGAAGTCATCTCGACTTTTCCACCACGGAATATCAGGAAAAAGAATACATCGATCTTTGCAACGATCACCAAAGCCCGGCGCCGATCGTCACCTTTAAGGTGATGAAGGTTCGTTCTCTTTTGATGTATGGCGAAAATCAACTCGCACTTCAAGAAGCGGAAGAAGCGAACGGAATGATTCTTTATCTCGGTGGTCAGTACGGACCGCTCGAGCATAATTTTTTGTATTCACTCGCACTTGCGGCGAATTATAAAAAGGTGTCGCCGGATCTTAAAAAAGAATACTTAAAGAAAATCAAAGAGAATCAGAAACAACTTCTTTCCTTAGCGGAAAGTTGTCCCGAGAATTTCTATCACAAATACCTTCTCGTGGACGCGGAGCTCGCAAGACTCGAATACAAAAACTGGAAGGCCGCGAGAACCTACGAAGCCGCGATCCGGGAAGCGAGAAAGAACGAGTTTCAAAACGACGAGGCGCTTGCCTGCGAGATGGCGGCGATGTTCTGGCTTTCCAAGGGAAGCGTTAAAATCGCCGGAGAATTCATCAACGAGGCGTTTCATCGTTACGGACTTTGGGGAGCCAATCTCAAACAAAGTATGCTCAAGTCCAAGTTTCCGGAATTTATCCGCGAAAGAGGAACGGGTACGTTACGCACACACCGAACGATTTCCAGTACGACCGCAGCGGCGACCGAAGTATATTCGGGTCAGACCTTGGATCTTCAATCGGTTCTCAAAAGTTCCACCGCGATTTCCGGAGAGATCAAACTGGAAAATCTTTTGGATAAATTGATGAAGATCGTAATCGAAAACGCAGGAGCGCAACGAGGAGTTCTCATTCTTAAAAAAGAAGGAAGACTTTATGTGGAAGCCGAGGGTTCGATTTCCAAAGACGACGTGGAAGTGTTGACCGGAATCCCGCTTGGAAACAGTAAAAATCTTCCGATCTCTCTCATCTATTACGTGGAAAGGACCAAGGAGAATCTGGTTCTTAGAAACGCGAACCAAGACGAGAAGTTTAACAAAGACGAATATATCAAAAATTCTAAAACGAAATCGGTTCTTTGCGCGCCCGTCATCAAACAAGGGGAGATTTCCGGGATTCTCTATCTCGAAAATAACCTTTCCGAGGGGGCGTTCACTTCGGATCGATTACAAATTATGAATATTCTTTCGTCTCAGGCCGCGATCTCCATCGACAACGCGTTGCTCTACGCGAACATGGAGGAGAAGGTACGGGAAAGAACGAGGGAGTTGGCGCAAGCGAACGCGGATCTAGGACTTAAGAACCAGCACATCACGGATAGTATTCAATATTCTTTGAATATTCAACAAGCGATTCTTCCTTCCGAAGACATTCTCGAAAAGAATTTGAACGAACAGTTCGTGTTGTTCAGACCGAAGGACATCGTATCGGGCGACTTCTATTGGTTCAGTAAAAAAGAAGGATCAATTTTTCTCGCCGCAGTCGATTGTACTGGACACGGAGTCCCCGGTGCGTTAATGTCAATGATAGGAAATACTTTACTCAACCAGATCGTAAATGAGGCGGGCATCAAGGATCCCGGAAAGGTTTTGGAACATTTAAACCGAAATGTTCGACAAGCCTTGAAACAGGACACTTTGGATGCGAACTCGGTGGACGGAATGGACATCTGCTTCTGCAGGATCGACGGTGATAAGGTACTTTTTGCAGGCGCCAAAAGACCGCTCTATTTCTCAAAGGGCGATAAGATCGAAGAGATCAAAGGCGACAGACATTCGATCGGCGGAAGACAGAAAGAAGATTCAAGAACGTATGCGACCCACGAGGTGAAACTGGAAAAGGGAAAACCGACCATGTTCTACCTCGCGACGGACGGTTATATGGATCAGCCGAATCCTCAAAGACAAAGAATCGCGAGCAAGGGATTGATCGGCTTTTTACAAAGTGTTCTCTCTTTACCCGCGTCCGAACAAAAGGAACGCCTCGCGGCATTTTTAGACGGACATCAGGCGGGTGAGGCCCAGAGAGATGACATAACTTTGATCGGGTTTCGAATCTGA
- a CDS encoding SiaB family protein kinase has protein sequence MMENKSVDLFKQYKEACDYQLIVSFKGRLSQEVLTEFGSMIRTSLSAESKIKKIFAVFIELAQNMLHYSAERKALEDGREGGVGIIMVDEKSVGYNVSSGNLVLNDKIESLKSKCEKINSMSRDELKTYYQQQLRSDRPDDSKGAGVGLIDIARKSDGPLSYNVAPVDDKHSFFTLSAYFTKEN, from the coding sequence ATGATGGAAAACAAGTCCGTAGACCTGTTTAAACAGTACAAAGAGGCCTGCGATTATCAATTAATTGTTTCCTTTAAAGGACGCCTATCGCAGGAGGTTCTTACGGAATTCGGTTCGATGATCCGCACCTCTCTTAGCGCGGAATCGAAAATCAAAAAAATCTTCGCGGTTTTCATCGAACTGGCTCAGAATATGCTACACTATTCCGCGGAAAGAAAAGCTCTCGAGGACGGAAGAGAGGGCGGCGTCGGCATCATCATGGTCGATGAAAAATCGGTTGGCTATAATGTTTCGTCCGGGAACCTTGTACTTAACGATAAAATCGAATCGCTAAAATCGAAATGCGAGAAAATAAATTCTATGTCGAGGGACGAGTTAAAAACTTATTACCAACAGCAGTTACGCTCGGACAGACCCGATGACAGCAAAGGTGCGGGAGTCGGTCTAATCGATATCGCGAGAAAATCGGACGGACCGCTTTCCTACAATGTCGCGCCGGTAGACGATAAACATTCGTTCTTCACACTCTCCGCATACTTCACAAAGGAAAATTGA